A stretch of DNA from Natrinema halophilum:
TGCCGGGCGATTCAACAGCCAGCCGACGTGCGCGACTCCGTCAAGTGTTGTGACATCTGTGCTGTCAGTTTCACAGCCGAGGTTCGGCAATACGGTTTCGAGTTGTTGATGCGGTGCGATCGACAGTGGTGTCCCCGGGTCAGGCAGCTGGCGAGGATTAGCGAACGTCGTCATATTCGTGTCGTAGTACCCGATGACCGTTGCTGTCAACCGGTACAACTCGGTATCATCAGTTGACACACCGAGTGTCGCTGCGACCGTCTCCGGCCCGACTTCCGGATCCGCAAGGAACCCTTCAGGAAGCCCTCGAATCAGTTCACGGTTCGTCACGCGAGCGAACACCGAGCGTGGCTCACCTTCAACCGAGACAGTGTACGTGATGAACTCACCGGTCTTGATCGACTTGTCTGATGGAGTTACGAACACGAATTCGTTCGGATCGTCACCCGGTCCAGCGACGGTTCCAACCACGTTTGATCGGTCAGCCATTAGACCACCCCTCGCTGTTCACGCGCTTGCCACTGTACGTTCTGTTCAACCACATCTAGTACTCGGTGGTTCGGATCGTCTTCCGGTAGCACCCCTCGCAACCGGTCGATTAGTGCGACGATGACCTCCGACCCGAGGTCACCAGCAATATCCAAGAGCCGATCCATGTACGCCAGCTGAATATGCTCATCGACGGTATGGAAGGAAACCGTGACCTGATCCGGACAGTGGAAGACGGTATCCTCAACTTCTAACGTCCACCGCGGCATTTGATGCGTTGGATTCTGTATTGTCCCGTCTTCGGCGATTTCTGCAGTACCGAGAAGCGCCACGCCAGCGAGCGTGGTGCGCTCTTCGATGTACCCCGGCGTGAATTGAGCCTGGTCGTCCTGCGCTAATCGCGGCCCGGTTCGCCCTTGATCAGGATCGACTAACTGTGTGTCGTAAATCACGCCAATGACTGCGTGCTCGGTTCCGTTGACGGTTTTTTTGATGAAGACTGGTTGCCCGAACTCGCGTTCGTGAAGTTCCGGTGGGCGATCACAGTCTCGTTCCTTGTAGACCTCGACGACGTAATCCAAGTGGCTGTTCGAGGACACGATACTGCCAATCCGAACGCACGAATCGAGATCCGGACTCTCTCCGTCAGGTGGTGTAGCTGTCATAGTTCCGTCTCCGTACTGTCGTCTGGTTGTCGCGCGGTGCATCCTGCTGGTGCGTGTGGGGTGTGGTGGTGAATCATCGTCGGCGAAGTTCCTTGCTTAGTGCTTTGGCGTCCCATTCCAGCGGCACGTCGTTCGATTCAGCCCAGCGTTGAACGACGCGCTGGAACTGTTGCCGGTCCTGATGGTCTAACACAGCGTCGCTGTCGGCCTGTTGGAGGATTTCGGGATAGCCACGTCCGATGCCTGCTTCTGCCCGGACAATGTCAACGGTGTACTCGTACATTGACTCGTACCCGTCGGGGCCGTTACTTCGGCACAGCCACCCGGGGAATTCGAGTCGGTCGAGTCCAGCGCCCGGCGGCACGTTCAGGTACGAGAACAAGATGTCATCGCGGAATTCGTACGCTTGACCGTTGTACGTTGTCTGCAACGCGTCGATGCTCCCATCTCGTTTCGAGATGAACGGGATTGTCGTGTCACCCCACGGGCTCATTAACTCTGTCAGGACGTGCGCATCTGGGATGACGCGATCTGTCCCGAATTCCTCGCGTAACAGGAGTCGCGTCATCTTCACGAGTTCAGTCGCGCTCGACCCTGCAACGTACCCGACCAGGGGGATTTCGTGGTGCTGACTCGCTGCAATAACTCGACTCAGCGTGGAGATGTATCGCTCTCGGGTTTCCGGCTTCAACGGGTTCGCAAACGATGCGATCAACGGCCCGTCGTAGAACACGACCGGCGTGTTGTCGATGTCACCTGCATCACGCGCGTCAGCTAACTCCGAGAGTTGGTCGATAAGTAGCTGTCCTTCGTGTTCGAACCGGTGATGGCCCACGAGTTGGGAATCCACAAACCGGTAGTCCCCGTCCTCTGATTCCTGTGTGACCTCGTCAGGCGTCAGGAGTCGCCCCTCAACACCGCGATCAAGCCTCCCTTCTGAGTGATGATGGTTGACTGCCCATGCCGCTTGGACGTACGCGAGCGGAACGTTGAATTGCGTTGTCGGCGGGAGTTGTGACCCATCGACAGCCATCACCGGCACGTCACGAATAATATCGCGCGCCCACTGGTTCACCTCCTCGTGATTTTCCCACCCGTCACTCTCCGGGTATGGGACGATGAGACTGTCCACGTCATCAAAATCGTCCGTTGGATACGCCCCCGGGTATGACGCGTCCTGAAGCGACGCTCGAATCTCCTCGCTTGTCCACTCGTCGGGCAACCGCTGAAACGCGTCTTGATACCGTTCTACAATCCCCGTATCGTCTTCGAGATACGTCTTAATCGTGTCAACGTTCGCCTCCAATTCAGACGCGACACCGCGTTTATCGATCGGCATTAATTGACCGACACCTCTGATGTCTGCCGGTCTTTCTCGATGGTGATCGTGTAGTCAGTCATCGAATCGAACGTCTGGTCGTGACTAATCACCGTGAGTTGTTCGAAGCTATCCAGCTGCTTGAGCTGGGTGACCAGATTCCGTTTCTTTTGCCGGTCGAGGTTCGCCGTCGGTTCGTCCAAGAACGCGATCCCCACGGACGCTAACTGTTCGAGAATAGCCAGCCGCACCGCAAGTGCAGCTGCCATCTTCTCCCCGCCACTCAGCGTCGAAAATGACTTTCGGACATCCGCATCGTGCACGACGATTTCGTAGTCGCTCGTCCACTCCAGCGTCTCAGCCGACGCGCCGCGAATCGACCGGAACAACTCATTCGCCCGGGACCCAATTCGGTCAGTGATGATCTCCCGCATTTTTGGTCCGGCCTCGCGGACGTTCTCCCGCACCCAGTCGGCGAACTGCTGATCCGCTTCCAGTTCCTTCAATTGCTGGAGCTTCTCCTGACGCTCCTCTAAATTCGTCTCCAGTTCTTCGATCGTTTCACGAACCGCCTCCAGGCTCTCCTTCTTATGCTCTAATGACCGCCGGTCACCTGCCAGTTCCTCCCGGAGTTCCTCGATGTCTGACTCCAGCGTCTCGAATCGCTCTTCATCGAACGACGCTTTCGTCTCCTCCAGTTCTGCCTCCGTCTCTTCGAGATTCGTTTCGAGGTCTGCAAGCTCGCTTTCCAGGTCTTCGACTCTCTCCTGCCGCTCTTCCACTTGCGACGCTTGCTGCTCGTGCTTGATATACGTTTGATGTGCCGACTCCGTTTCTTCCAGCGTTTCCTTGACTTCCTCCAACTCCTCATCCAAGCCCTCGAACTGCTCTAACTCGTCCTCGATCTCCGCCAGCGCCGACTGTTCCTCCTCTAATTCCGCTCGTTTTGCCTCCAACTCATCAGGGACATCAGCATGCTCCTTCACTCGGAATTCAGCAGTCTGATACTCGTCGTACGCCTCCTCCAAGTCATCTCGCTCGGCTTCGAGATCAGGGAGATCCGCCAATTCGTCTTCCAAGTCCGCTAACTCCGCCTCTGTCTCTTCCTTCTCGGCGCGCAGATCTTCGATGTCAGCTTCCAACGACTCGATTTTCTCCCGATGCACAGGGAGCTTATCAACACGCTGCTTGACCTCCCTCGCAGTGTCACGCCGCTCACGCAAGGCATCAAGCTCGTTGGCGAGTTCCTCACGTTCCGCTTCGATTTCCTCGATGCGGGCTTCACGCTGCTCAATCGTCTTCGACCGGTGATCCTCGTCTAACGGACGATCACACGTCGGGCACGGCGCATCAACATCCGTGTCACGCAACCGATCCAACTGCTCTTCAAGCCGCTCACGCTCGCTCTCAAGTTGCTTCCGGCTCGCCTCCCGGTCATTGATCTCCTCGGAGAGCGCTTCCGGATCCGTCGTCGCTTCCCACTCGTCCTCTATCTCCGCAATTATCTCCTCTTTGGCCTCGATTTCGCTCTCTTTCGAT
This window harbors:
- a CDS encoding DNA double-strand break repair nuclease NurA, which encodes MPIDKRGVASELEANVDTIKTYLEDDTGIVERYQDAFQRLPDEWTSEEIRASLQDASYPGAYPTDDFDDVDSLIVPYPESDGWENHEEVNQWARDIIRDVPVMAVDGSQLPPTTQFNVPLAYVQAAWAVNHHHSEGRLDRGVEGRLLTPDEVTQESEDGDYRFVDSQLVGHHRFEHEGQLLIDQLSELADARDAGDIDNTPVVFYDGPLIASFANPLKPETRERYISTLSRVIAASQHHEIPLVGYVAGSSATELVKMTRLLLREEFGTDRVIPDAHVLTELMSPWGDTTIPFISKRDGSIDALQTTYNGQAYEFRDDILFSYLNVPPGAGLDRLEFPGWLCRSNGPDGYESMYEYTVDIVRAEAGIGRGYPEILQQADSDAVLDHQDRQQFQRVVQRWAESNDVPLEWDAKALSKELRRR
- a CDS encoding AAA family ATPase, which gives rise to MRITEVALEDIKSYEDRTVVPIEGGVTAILGENGAGKSTVQEAIGFALFDSLPFNNKEFVREGASSGTVEVTFEQDTQNGTDRYKVVRSVGRSKYGVHRYDPDSDEWIDQDIDSKTQLVDWLCARFDVEDGDELSSLWSSSIGVPQTRFLSDFSQTPRNRKATFDALLNLDAYEESWEALKDVPDAIESRQQDLRRDIDTLTGEVQGLPDERAEAESLANDVEEIEAGIERKTGELSEKEEEYEELEAVEEEIDRLDQEVESLEGDIDSTKDNLGTAKEELAAAEEAQEKCEENREGYRRYKEARERQDELEDQETERDALIEDRDEQEDTIQAIEFEVEQLEEDLEELEASRETLEAREEEKERYEELDDRIESLKDRKDDVDALEEEIEQLTEEIESKESEIEAKEEIIAEIEDEWEATTDPEALSEEINDREASRKQLESERERLEEQLDRLRDTDVDAPCPTCDRPLDEDHRSKTIEQREARIEEIEAEREELANELDALRERRDTAREVKQRVDKLPVHREKIESLEADIEDLRAEKEETEAELADLEDELADLPDLEAERDDLEEAYDEYQTAEFRVKEHADVPDELEAKRAELEEEQSALAEIEDELEQFEGLDEELEEVKETLEETESAHQTYIKHEQQASQVEERQERVEDLESELADLETNLEETEAELEETKASFDEERFETLESDIEELREELAGDRRSLEHKKESLEAVRETIEELETNLEERQEKLQQLKELEADQQFADWVRENVREAGPKMREIITDRIGSRANELFRSIRGASAETLEWTSDYEIVVHDADVRKSFSTLSGGEKMAAALAVRLAILEQLASVGIAFLDEPTANLDRQKKRNLVTQLKQLDSFEQLTVISHDQTFDSMTDYTITIEKDRQTSEVSVN